The following proteins come from a genomic window of candidate division KSB1 bacterium:
- a CDS encoding GHKL domain-containing protein has protein sequence LRLFLQAEKGAILLRDQRDSMFRFAAWAGYETDVLKDIVICQEEATNRYADAPDEVDKGVYLPRNLKALVDDDRLADLAIPKSLLTMTVELDGVLEGFLMFLNMTDSEAFNRSDSRKLNRFREHAISAIAKAKTLQILQEKNEELVRTQKQLVVQEKLASLGELTAGIAHEIKNPLNFVNNFAELSVGLVDELKQEIKKNKEHLDSETAEHVDEILTDLAYNAGEIQQSGSRADSIIQGMLLHSRGGTGERRDTDINVLLNQYLALAYHSMRAQDSAFEATMENDYDESIGKISVVPQDLGRVFLNILNNACHAILERTKELPDGYSPTLSVSTKSLGDKVEIRIRDNGSGIAEEIKDKIFNPFFTTKPPGEGTGLGLSLSYDIIVKEHRGDIKVESERDSFTEFIITLPKE, from the coding sequence CTTGCGGCTTTTTCTGCAGGCGGAAAAAGGAGCCATTCTTCTTCGTGACCAGCGAGACAGTATGTTTAGGTTTGCTGCGTGGGCGGGATACGAAACGGATGTGCTCAAGGACATTGTTATTTGTCAAGAAGAAGCGACCAACCGCTATGCTGATGCGCCCGACGAAGTCGACAAAGGGGTATATCTCCCGCGCAACCTAAAGGCGCTCGTAGATGACGATAGGCTAGCAGATTTGGCCATCCCCAAATCCCTGCTGACCATGACTGTGGAGTTAGATGGCGTTCTTGAGGGTTTCTTGATGTTTCTCAACATGACGGACTCTGAAGCCTTTAACCGCTCTGATAGCCGCAAACTCAATCGGTTCCGAGAACATGCGATCTCTGCTATCGCCAAGGCAAAAACGCTGCAAATCCTACAGGAGAAAAACGAGGAGCTGGTCCGAACCCAAAAGCAACTTGTGGTTCAAGAGAAGCTGGCGTCCCTCGGTGAGCTGACAGCAGGGATCGCACATGAGATTAAAAACCCATTAAATTTCGTGAATAATTTTGCCGAGCTCTCGGTAGGATTGGTTGATGAGCTAAAACAAGAAATTAAAAAAAACAAAGAGCATCTGGACTCTGAGACAGCCGAACACGTCGATGAGATTCTGACAGACCTTGCTTACAATGCAGGGGAGATACAACAATCAGGCAGCCGTGCCGACAGCATCATCCAGGGCATGCTGTTGCACTCAAGAGGCGGTACCGGCGAACGCCGGGACACGGATATAAATGTCCTGCTGAATCAATATCTGGCCCTGGCATATCACAGCATGAGAGCCCAGGATTCAGCTTTCGAAGCCACGATGGAAAATGACTACGACGAGTCCATTGGCAAAATTTCTGTTGTACCTCAAGATTTAGGCCGGGTTTTTCTTAATATTCTCAATAACGCCTGTCACGCAATATTGGAGAGGACAAAAGAATTGCCAGACGGCTATTCGCCAACACTTTCTGTCTCAACGAAATCCCTGGGCGATAAAGTAGAAATCCGAATTCGCGATAATGGTTCCGGCATTGCCGAAGAAATCAAAGATAAGATTTTCAATCCCTTTTTTACCACAAAACCGCCTGGAGAAGGCACGGGGTTGGGCCTTTCTCTCAGTTACGATATCATAGTAAAAGAGCACAGAGGGGATATAAAAGTGGAGAGTGAGAGGGATAGTTTCACTGAATTTATTATCACTCTTCCCAAGGAGTAG